Part of the Paenibacillus sp. FSL R7-0273 genome is shown below.
GATATTTCACCGACCGCGTATTTGCGGATTTTGAGATGCGGGCTTCTGAGTCTTCGGCGGATCAGGGACAGGTTCGTAGAAGCCGATTCGACAAAAGCATCATGCGGGCCTGCGATAACCGTCTCCGTCTCCGACGGCTGTACACTCCGTGCTTCCGGACTGGATACGTCCAGCAAATAAACACCCTTCTGGTGAAAAATAGCCACCTTGCCGTCCAGAATACCGACAACTGCCGTTTTGGGTTCACTCATCTTCACAAATTGCGACTGCTGCAGCATTCCGTCAACCTCAGAGCGCTGAATCCGGGAAAAGGGCTCCAGAAGCTCCTGAATGAACAGGGTATTATCCACACTATGGGGGAAATAGACCAGATCGGTCGCAAGCTCCGGAAAACTCCGGTGGTGCAAATCGGCGCACTGATCGAGCTCCTTAAGGATATGCTCAAGCGAAAGCTCTTTCGGCTGATTTGGCTCCATTACAACCGCTCCTTTCGTCCGCGCTCAGATTCCGGTAGTATATCCAGATCTTGCATGGATATTTATTAAGAAGCGCAGCTGCAAGCCGAAAAAGCCTCCGCTTACCCGGTAAGGGTAAGGGAGGCTGCTAGTGTTACACTAGATCGCTTCACCGCTAACGGCGGCTCCGCTCTTCGTAAGCTTGTAGCTGATAATCTGGCCGCTCCAGAAATGGAATTTCAGAATCACTTCACCGTCATTGACTTCCTTGAAGAAATTCTCCGTCAGGCTAATCTCTCCTGTGCTATAGGAAGGGCTGAACGTGTAAGCGAACTCCTTGTAAGGCGTCCAGTTCTGCGGCCCGGCGTTGCCGCCTGCAGCATATACGGCTTCCATTGTAGCCAGGCTGTCACCGTTAAAGGCGGCCGGGATTTTGAAGGAGGCTGTCATTCCAGTAACGTTGCTTAGCTTAGGCTTGGCATAAACGGTGAGCTTAAAGGTCCAGGCTGCACCTTTGTTGAACTTTGCGGTAAGGGTGGCATTTACGCCCAGCTTGCCTGACTTGGTAAGGCTCTTCAGCTTCGCCGCCTTAATCGTCAGCTTGTTGCCGCTGAGGGTGTAATCACTGCCTTGCTTAAGCTTGCTGCCGGCTACGCTGAGCGATTTCAGCTTGTTGCCGTTCAGGTTAAGCAGGATGGCGGTATCCTTGACCGCCGCACCCTTTTCAAGATAGATCAGATCACTTTCAGCAGTAGCCGAGCGTGTAGTCCAGCTGGTCTTGATCATCGTAAACAGCTGCGGATCAGACCATTTATAAGTTGTGCGGCCAAAATGCTGCCCGTTGTCCCACAGCATCGAGGTAATCCGTTTCTCTTTCAGATAATAGCCGAGGAATTCAAAAAACTTCAGCTTCTCCCCCTGCTCAATCGCAGCCGTGCTCTGGTCAAAGCCAAGCAAGCCATATTCGCCGAGGATGACCGGGATGCCTTTGGCCGTAAAGGTAGCGTGCACTTTGTCAAAGGTCTGGATGATGTCATTTTGTGTATCGGCATCGAATTTGGTGTAGCCGGCAATATTCACGCTGAACGGCCAGAAGCCGTAGTAATGCACAGTAGCAATCAGATTAGGATCCTTCAGCCCGGTAATCGTTTGATACAGCACATCCATCCGCTCCTGGGTCGGGGAGGATTCCAGCGACGGGAGCACCAGCGGCCGGGCTGTGTTCTTACCGCCTGAGCTTCTGACAATGCTGTGGAAGGATTTGTTCAGCTCGTTCAGCATCGCGGTAGCCTTAGCTTCATCCGTCGTACCACCGTCGGTGAACCTCGGTTCGTTAATGCTCTCGAACATCAGCTTATCCGGATGGTTCTTGAATGTGGCAGCCACCTGCTTCCAGACCGCGTTATAGCGGGCCAGCACCTCATCATGCTTCTGCTCCATCCCGCTGATCCACATCCAGGAATCATGGTGGACATTGATCATGACATACAGCTTCTCGGCGAGCGCCCAGTCCACCACCTGCCGGACTCTGGCGAGATAAGCGGGCTCGATTGTGTAGTTCGGAGCTGCTCCGATGTGTACATCCCAGGTTACGGGAATGCGGATGCTCCGGTACCCTTGGTCAGCGATTTTCTTGATCAGCTCTTTGGTAACCTTGGGGTTGCCCCAGGAGGTTTCGTCGGCTCCCGTAGCATCGAGCGTATTACCCAGGTTCCAGCCCGGCTGCATGGCATCCACATAGCTCTGCATGGCAGATGGTTTAGGTTTCTTGGAGGCGGAGGCCGCCGCAGATACATTTGGCGTTACCAGCGTAAGCAGCAGGAATGTGGATAGTACGAGTAATAATAGTTTAGGTAAAACGCGTGGTGAGCGCTTGGATGATGCGTACGGCGCAAATGCAGGCAATGCTTCTGGCAGCAATGATTTATTCTTAGGCATGAATACGTTATTCCTCCTTATGAATGAATGATCATTGTGTTGAAATCCCCCCGGAGCCTGGTACACCTGTCACCTCCACTTTTTATGTAAACACTCCAATGTAAACGTTTGTTGTAAACGCTTACCAAAAAGAATATAGCATCTTTTCCCTGCGGTAAATATCCCAATTATTAGTGGAAAAATCCCGGGGGAATTATTGATTTTCGCGTTGGGCGACTGGAGGAGTGCGGGATATAAGTTGGTTGCTGAATCGGAATGGGGCTAGAATGGGGCGAATTTAGGCGGTGCTTAGGGGGATTTTAGTACACTGGTTTACGCAAACAGGGCCCGGCCGGGAGGGGCGTTTGGCGTGATTTAGGTGGAAGGCCCGGCGGTATTTAGGTGAATTTTAGTACTCTAATTCCCTACGGACGGGGTCCCGGCGGTAATTAAGTGGATTTTAGTACACTAATACCTCACATGGTGGCTCTAACCCGTGTTTTTACCGGAATTAAGTAACCTTTTTCCACCTAATCTCTCGTTTCAGCACAAAACAGCGCAATTAGTGTACATTTTTCCAACTAAATTTATTGGGGAGGGGGCCAGCTTGCCTAAAAGCCCGAAATGTCTGCCATTATGCTCTCTATCCGTCAAACTCTGTCATCTCACACCACCAGCCAGCTCTACCATCGCCCTCCTCCATTACCTCTCCCCTCATAGTCTGCCACCACATTCATTCACATGCTCTTTCCATTACATACTCCACCATCACGCTCTTTCCGCCAAGCCCCCGTCATATGAATACACCGGGTGAACAGGCGGATTAGATTCTTCATCAGAAACAAACAAAGGCTATCCCTAACGGGATAACCCTTGCTTCGCTTTGCGCAGTGCGCCGTAAAGGCCTGCTAAACAGATTGGCCGCCAAAAAACGGTTTACGGACAGAAGACATTCTGGAGTGGCAGGAGCCGTTTACACTACATCCCCATCATCCTAAGTCAGCCGGTATCCGCCTTTCTCCTCCCGGACGGCCAGCCCCCAGGCTTCGGCTGCTCTCCAGGCCGGATCACTGCCCAGCCGGACCTTAAAGGCCTGACAGGCTTCGGCCCGCCGGCGCAATTCATCACTGCTTCCGGGCCCAGCCGACTCTTTTGCATCGCCATCCCCGTTCCCGTTCCCGTTCCCGATTCCAGTCCCGTTCCCGCCACCAGCCCCGGTAACCGTCCGCCGGACCGCTCTCCACAGCTCAACGTCCGCCAGCGCTCTATCCAGCCACGGTCCTGCTTCCTCCTTAAACTTGCTGTTGTCCCATTGCAGTAACCGGGAGACGGTGCTCTCCAGACGGTCGAAGTACACATCGAGCCTATCGATATCCTTGCTCTGCACAGCTTCTTTCAGTTCCTCATACCCGCCGCTGTAGAGCTGGCTGTTTAGATTCTGGCGGCAGAAGAACATCATCTCCTCTGCCAGCGCTCCGGCAAATTCCCGGACCGACAGCTCCCAGGACAGCTCCGGCATATAACGCTCGCTGTTCCACATATAGTGGGCCAATGTGTTCAGTGTAATTTTGGAGCATTCCCATTGAACCATCGGATTGGCTACAACCGCCTGGTGTCCGGTCCGGCCAAGCTGTGAATACCGCCCGCGTACCGGGTCCAGAAACAGCCTGTCGTAGTCGGCATCATTAACGGGTATGTTGTCCCACAGCCACAGCTCATGCCCGTAATGACGGTGATTATCCTGTGCATGCCTGCTGCCGATTTGCGGGGCAAAGACGGAATAGCCGGTCCAGAACACCTTGATGCTTGCATGCAGCTGCTCCCGGATATCCCTTTTATAGCCGGTATCCCAGTACGACCAGTATTCCGAGGGGCACATCGCCAGTGTAAAGCCAGGCAACTGACTGTTCAAATAGGTATAAACATGGTTTGCCACGTAAGCATGGGCCAGCCCGGAGCGCTCAAGGTAATGGAGATTATCCCCGGACAGCTCATAATCGATGTCGTCCATCAGCAGTGCAAAATGCCGGACACCGATGGAGACCATCGCTGCCAGCTTATTTTCCAGACTGGCGAAATCCGCCTTGCTGCGAAACTGCAGATCGTTCCCCGGACTAATGCAATAATAGAAGTCCACCAGCTGATCATCACATTCCTGCTTCAGCTCCGCAATCCGCGCAAAAGCCTCCTCGGGGTAAGGCTCACGCCACAGCTCGCGGTGATAGGGGTCATCCTTGGGAGCATACATGAAAGTGTTCATCCGGTGAGCTGCTATATAGCGCACAGCATCCATCCGGTCCTCGAAGCTCCAAGGCTTGCCGTAGAAGCCCTCAATGATGCCGCGGACCGGAAAAGAAGGCTCATCGTGAATGACCGCCACCGGCAGCCGGCATTTGCCGCCATCTGTGCTTATAAGCCGGATGAGCGCATCCATTCCGAATTTCAATCCTCTTTTATTGGAGGCGGCTATTGTAATCTTACCGTCCTTGCTAATCTCAAGCTGATAACCGTCCGGCTTAAGCGTACCCTCATACTCAAGCTCCAGCACGGCATTGCCCGGTTCAGCCGCCTCCCCGCCCTGTTCAACAATCACAATCGGGCCATCCGCAGCAAGCGGGCCTCCGTATGTCTGACTCATGGAAAATTTGGAAGAGAGCCTGCATCGCAGCTGCTGTCCTTCCAGCACCAGCTCCTCACCCTGATCGTAATAGTCCCGGAAGTAATACTGCCGTTCTCTAAGCGGCATAGCCATATTCACGCCTCCATTGCGTTACACTTAGTTGGTAATCTTCACATTCCCGAACACGGCCTTATTCCGTGAGTCATCTCCGGGATTACTGACGGCCAGGCCGATATACACCTTGCTGGTCATCGGAACCTGAACCGATCCGACTGTCTGCCAGCTTGTTCCGTTGGAGGAAATCGCCCCGGTGAAGGTATTTCCGCTCCGGGTCAGCTTCAGCCATTTAGGAGCCGTTGCAGCCGCAGTTTGGTCGGCGGTGACACCGGTAGTCGCTGTACGGTACTGAAAGCTTGTGCCGTTCTCAGGAGTAAGCA
Proteins encoded:
- a CDS encoding cellulase family glycosylhydrolase, whose amino-acid sequence is MPKNKSLLPEALPAFAPYASSKRSPRVLPKLLLLVLSTFLLLTLVTPNVSAAASASKKPKPSAMQSYVDAMQPGWNLGNTLDATGADETSWGNPKVTKELIKKIADQGYRSIRIPVTWDVHIGAAPNYTIEPAYLARVRQVVDWALAEKLYVMINVHHDSWMWISGMEQKHDEVLARYNAVWKQVAATFKNHPDKLMFESINEPRFTDGGTTDEAKATAMLNELNKSFHSIVRSSGGKNTARPLVLPSLESSPTQERMDVLYQTITGLKDPNLIATVHYYGFWPFSVNIAGYTKFDADTQNDIIQTFDKVHATFTAKGIPVILGEYGLLGFDQSTAAIEQGEKLKFFEFLGYYLKEKRITSMLWDNGQHFGRTTYKWSDPQLFTMIKTSWTTRSATAESDLIYLEKGAAVKDTAILLNLNGNKLKSLSVAGSKLKQGSDYTLSGNKLTIKAAKLKSLTKSGKLGVNATLTAKFNKGAAWTFKLTVYAKPKLSNVTGMTASFKIPAAFNGDSLATMEAVYAAGGNAGPQNWTPYKEFAYTFSPSYSTGEISLTENFFKEVNDGEVILKFHFWSGQIISYKLTKSGAAVSGEAI
- a CDS encoding protein O-GlcNAcase; the encoded protein is MAMPLRERQYYFRDYYDQGEELVLEGQQLRCRLSSKFSMSQTYGGPLAADGPIVIVEQGGEAAEPGNAVLELEYEGTLKPDGYQLEISKDGKITIAASNKRGLKFGMDALIRLISTDGGKCRLPVAVIHDEPSFPVRGIIEGFYGKPWSFEDRMDAVRYIAAHRMNTFMYAPKDDPYHRELWREPYPEEAFARIAELKQECDDQLVDFYYCISPGNDLQFRSKADFASLENKLAAMVSIGVRHFALLMDDIDYELSGDNLHYLERSGLAHAYVANHVYTYLNSQLPGFTLAMCPSEYWSYWDTGYKRDIREQLHASIKVFWTGYSVFAPQIGSRHAQDNHRHYGHELWLWDNIPVNDADYDRLFLDPVRGRYSQLGRTGHQAVVANPMVQWECSKITLNTLAHYMWNSERYMPELSWELSVREFAGALAEEMMFFCRQNLNSQLYSGGYEELKEAVQSKDIDRLDVYFDRLESTVSRLLQWDNSKFKEEAGPWLDRALADVELWRAVRRTVTGAGGGNGTGIGNGNGNGDGDAKESAGPGSSDELRRRAEACQAFKVRLGSDPAWRAAEAWGLAVREEKGGYRLT